ACCACCTACTAATTTATCAAACTTTTTAAGCTCTGTTGTAAGGTCTGCATTAGCTCCTGATTCTTTTATAACTGCGCTACCTTTAACTTCATTAGCTAATAAGTTCTTTCCATTGAATTGAGTAGATTTAGCTATTCTATCTACTTCAGAATGTAATTGCTTTAATTCTGTAGTTATTTTTTCTCTATCTTCTGCTTTGTTAGTTTCATTAGAAGCTTGAACTGTTAATTCTCTCATTCTTTGAGCTATATTTCCTATTTCTTCCATAGCACCTTCAGCAGTTTGAACTACAGATATACCATCTTGAGCATTTTTAGAAGCTTGATCTAAACCTCTTATTTGTCCTCTCATTTTTTCAGATATTGCCATTCCAGCAGCGTCATCTCCAGCTTTATTTATTCTTTCTCCTGAAGATATTTTGTTCATTGAAGTTCCAGCTAAAGCTGTGTTTTTTCCCATTTGATTTAATGCTGTCATAGCATTTAAGTTAGTGTTTATTCTCATTTTAAACTCTCCTTGTTTTTTGTATTTGACATCCTTGTCTTTTTAGTAAGTATCTTATTTACCTTACATTATTATATTTCGGCATGATTAATGATTACTTTACACTTTTTTTGAAAAAATATTAAAATTTGTTTTATTCATATTTACATAAGTAAAATTTCCATTTTGACTTCTTTTATATTCTGCTATTTCTTTTTTTACGTCTAATATTTTTTCTTCAACTAAAACTTTAATTTCTTTATCTATGTAATATAATTTTTCTTTATATATTTTTCTAAATTCATTTATACTTTCATTTAATTCTAACTCATTTATTATACTTTCTCTTTTCTCAAAATATTCATCTAAGTTTTCTAATTCATCATATTTTAAAGCCTCTAATATTTCATTAGAGACTTGTTTATATAAATCTATATAATTTTCCATCTACATACCCATGGAATTTGTTAAATATGCCATTTGTGAATTCAACTTATTCATATTAGCTTCTAATCTAGCAAACTTTTTATATAAATCGCTTTCTTTTTCTTTCATTTTTCGATTTAAATTTTTAATTTGAGCTTCTTGTCTTTTTAATTGTTCTGAGAAAAGATTATTTACTGCTGATGATGTTTTTTCCATACCTGCTTTTTTTACAAATACAGAACCTGAGCTTCCTGCATACTTATAAGTTACATCTTTTATTTTGCCAAATGCTCCAGTTGTAGCTTTGTACACCAAATCGCCATCTTCTTTCAATGCTTTAGTAAATTTATCTACATCTAAATTAAGCTGACCTGGTTTGTTATAATCGTCATCACTCTTTATTCCTATATCACTTAGAGTTACACCCAAATCTCCTATAGGTTCAAATATAGCTTTCTTCATATCTTCCATAAAGCTTCTTAATTCCCTATCATTTTTAAGCATTCCTTCTTTTGCTTTTTTTTCCCATTTTTCTATTTCTTCTTCGCTCATTTCTTCCTTTTGAGCATCTGTTAAAGGTGGATAATCTCTATTTTTCTTTTCTGTTACATCTTTATAAATATCATCCATCATTTTATTATAATCATTTAAAAAGGCTTGTAGCTTTTCTACAGTTTGCTTAGTATCTTCACTTGATGACATAGATACTAAATCTCCATCAGGATTTATACCATTTACGTTATATGTAATATTATCTATTGTAAATGAATTACTCTCCTCTGTAATTGTGTTCAATGCAGTTTTCCCATCTTTATCATACACTGTAACTTTATTATTACTTCCTTGTATAGCTTGGGTAGTTATTGCTTGTGTCTTTGGCTTAGATATACTAGCTATTCCACCAAAATTTTCGAAACTCAATACATCCTTAGATTGAATTTTAATTTCCCCTGTTGTTTCATCAAGAGTAGCACTAGTTCCAGGTATTTCTTTATTTATTTTATCTACTAGTGAAGATACTGTATCTTTTTCATCTATCTTTATTTCCTTACCATTTATTTTAAGAGGAGATGTTATCCCTTGTTCTAATAGTGGTTTATCTTTATCTAAATTAGTTATAGATACTTCACTATTATTTACATCTATACCCATTTTTTCAAATGCTTTTCCAGTTAATTCTATTCCCTTGTTAGAATTCGATGTAATTTTTAACTGACCATCTTCTAGTTTTGCTTTCACTCCCTTATCTGTAGCATTTATCTTATTAACTAAGTCAGAAATATTGTCACCTTCATCTATTTTAATAATATTTCCATTTATAGATATTTCGCCTTCTATACCTTGTTCTTTCAAAGTTTTATTTATATCTATTTTTTTTGATACAATACTAATAGATGTGTCTTTTAACATTCCTAATTTATTAAACAAATCACCTTGAACGTTTATACTCTGTGATTTACCTGTTTTGTTTCCTTCCACAGTAAACTTACCTGTCATTTCACTATATGTTGCTTTAATTTCTCCATTTGGAAATTTCTTATTTATTTTATCAACAATATCATTGATTTTATCTTTTCCGCTTATAGATATATTAACACCATTTATAGTTATTTCACTTTTACCATCTACAGATATAAATCCTTGTTCTTCCATAGTTTTGTTTTTATCTATTTTTATAGAACTGGTTTCTATCCTAGGTGGCTTTGCCATTTCATCAACTTTAAATTTATAATCAATTTTATTTGCCCCAGCTCCAGCAACTGCACTTATAACATTACTATTGGAACTATTTATCATAACCGTGCTGAACACTTTGCTACCTAATATAAAATCAGGTGAAGTCGCACTAAAGTATTTATCATAAAGCCCTTTAACATTTTTTATAATTTCTCTGTAACTTTCTTGTTGCCATTTAGTTATTTGTTCTTTTTGTTTTGCTTTATCTACTTTGTTTTGCTCTCCAGTTAACATATCTTTTATCATTTGATCTGTATCCATACCTGTTGCAAGTCCTGGTATTCTTGTTGAGCTAACTGATTTTACTGAAGACATAATATTTCCCCCTTTCTATAATCCTTTTGCTTTTTTTGAAACTTCATGCCACATGTCTCTAACATCTTCTATTAATGGTAATACCTCATCGATTATATTTATATCTTTTTTCATATTAGCATCTGCTAGTTTATTTTTTATAAATTCATAAAGATTAAATAAATCTTGTACAAAACTGCCTGAACTCATATCTAAAGTTGCCATAAGTTCGGTAAATATATCTTGAACTCTAATAAGCTCTTTATGCGCTCTTTGAATATCCTTTTTCTCTATTGCAATTTTTGCTATCTTAGTATATTTAACTGCGCCATCTACTAACATAAGTAATAACTGCTCTTTAGATGCCATATTTATTGAATTTTGCTTATATGTATTGTATGGATTTGCTGCGTACATTGTATTCCCCCTACTTCAGAAGTTCTAATAAATCTAAGTTGCTACTTGTAGCATTTTTATTTTCTTCTTTTACTTTTTCATATACTTCTTTTCTAAGTATTGTCATACTTTTGGGAGCATCTATAGCTATTTTCACACTACCATCATCAATTTTGGTTACTTTAATTTCTATGTCGTCTCCTATAAGTATAGATTCTCCTTTTTTTCTAGTTACTACTAGCATTTTGCTCACTCCTTATTAAAGGATGTTTTGTTTCATATTTATCAGTTTGTAAAATATATTGTCTTCCTAAATTACTTTTTATATTTATAATTATAGGTGCTTTTAAGTTT
The nucleotide sequence above comes from Paraclostridium bifermentans. Encoded proteins:
- the fliS gene encoding flagellar export chaperone FliS, coding for MYAANPYNTYKQNSINMASKEQLLLMLVDGAVKYTKIAKIAIEKKDIQRAHKELIRVQDIFTELMATLDMSSGSFVQDLFNLYEFIKNKLADANMKKDINIIDEVLPLIEDVRDMWHEVSKKAKGL
- the csrA gene encoding carbon storage regulator CsrA; translated protein: MLVVTRKKGESILIGDDIEIKVTKIDDGSVKIAIDAPKSMTILRKEVYEKVKEENKNATSSNLDLLELLK
- the fliD gene encoding flagellar filament capping protein FliD, producing the protein MSSVKSVSSTRIPGLATGMDTDQMIKDMLTGEQNKVDKAKQKEQITKWQQESYREIIKNVKGLYDKYFSATSPDFILGSKVFSTVMINSSNSNVISAVAGAGANKIDYKFKVDEMAKPPRIETSSIKIDKNKTMEEQGFISVDGKSEITINGVNISISGKDKINDIVDKINKKFPNGEIKATYSEMTGKFTVEGNKTGKSQSINVQGDLFNKLGMLKDTSISIVSKKIDINKTLKEQGIEGEISINGNIIKIDEGDNISDLVNKINATDKGVKAKLEDGQLKITSNSNKGIELTGKAFEKMGIDVNNSEVSITNLDKDKPLLEQGITSPLKINGKEIKIDEKDTVSSLVDKINKEIPGTSATLDETTGEIKIQSKDVLSFENFGGIASISKPKTQAITTQAIQGSNNKVTVYDKDGKTALNTITEESNSFTIDNITYNVNGINPDGDLVSMSSSEDTKQTVEKLQAFLNDYNKMMDDIYKDVTEKKNRDYPPLTDAQKEEMSEEEIEKWEKKAKEGMLKNDRELRSFMEDMKKAIFEPIGDLGVTLSDIGIKSDDDYNKPGQLNLDVDKFTKALKEDGDLVYKATTGAFGKIKDVTYKYAGSSGSVFVKKAGMEKTSSAVNNLFSEQLKRQEAQIKNLNRKMKEKESDLYKKFARLEANMNKLNSQMAYLTNSMGM